Proteins encoded within one genomic window of Lampris incognitus isolate fLamInc1 chromosome 19, fLamInc1.hap2, whole genome shotgun sequence:
- the ppp1r16a gene encoding protein phosphatase 1 regulatory subunit 16A: MAADHSELLAEMATVGRLSATERLKHAQKRRAQQLKGWAQMEKDTARGSKAKVDKKKGRTSKVTFPNTITLLEAASRNDLEEVRELLNSGVSPDLFNEDGLTALHQCCIDDFVEVVQCLLDAGASVNACDSELWTPLHAAATCGHTGLVQLLVQAGADLLAVNADGNMPYDLCEDEATLELMEMVMAEQGITQDRIDECRGAKEMEMLRDVQALVQSAADLNVQDDNGTTLLHIASANSFMSVAELLLENGAQVEVKDSDGWTPLHAASCWGQIQMVELLVAHGASLNTKSILEETPLDVCVDEEVRAILMELKHKHDAIMKSQDRQKGTLQRRASSAGSRGKVVRRVSVNERSSLYRREHHKEAMVWQERGRQPELHDDDEDRQTDNELHQHATMVAIGGGMSHLEDGDAAQRKIASSLGNGGTSVSLASSVPGELWTGGGRMERSACYQLSPGSGAGIACGSGSREGDGTDSMTREKSHHTLADLKRQRAAAKLNKYPAPPPPVPPPAEEGPPVPQAEVMPTEGLQEIHGTPSTEELALARQVYFTPASGDPPLLKLRAPEEDQSNTKEPCCGLM, encoded by the exons ATGGCAGCTGATCATAGCGAGCTGCTAGCTGAGATGGCCACGGTGGGGCGTTTGAGCGCTACAGAGCGCCTAAAACATGCCCAGAAACGTCGGGCTCAGCAGCTGAAGGGCTGGGCTCAGATGGAGAAGGACACAGCCCGAGGGTCAAAGGCCAAGGTGGACAAAAAGAAAGGGCGCACAAGTAAAGTGACATTCCCCAACACCATCACCCTACTAGAGGCAGCCTCACGCAATGATCTAGAGGAGG tgagggAGCTGCTTAACAGTGGAGTCAGCCCAGACCTGTTCAACGAGGATGGACTCACAGCACTGCATCAG TGCTGTATCGATGACTTTGTGGAGGTGGTGCAGTGCCTGCTGGATGCAGGCGCCAGTGTAAATGCCTGTGACAGCGAGTTGTGGACACCACTGCATGCTGCCGCCACCTGTGGACACACGGGACTGGTGCAGCTACTGGTGCAGGC TGGGGCTGACCTGCTGGCTGTCAACGCAGATGGCAACATGCCCTATGACCTCTGTGAGGATGAGGCCACCCTGGAGTTGATGGAGATGGTTATGGCTGAACAGG GGATAACTCAGGACCGTATTGATGAATGTCGGGGGGCTAAAGAGATGGAGATGCTGAGGGATGTTCAGGCTCTGGTCCAGAGTGCAGCAGACTTAAATGTTCAGGATGATAATGGAACAACATTG CTCCACATAGCATCTGCTAACAGCTTCATGTCTGTGGCGGAGCTGTTGCTTGAAAACGGAGCCCAGGTGGAGGTGAAGGACTCAGATGGCTGGACGCCGCTTCATGCTGCCTCCTGCTGGGGACAG ATCCAGATGGTGGAGCTGTTGGTGGCCCATGGGGCCAGTCTCAACACTAAATCCATCTTGGAAGAGACTCCTCTGG aTGTATGTGTGGATGAGGAGGTCAGAGCCATACTAATGGAACTGAAGCATAAACATGATGCCATCATGAAGAGCCAAGACCGGCAGAAGGGTACGCTGCAAAGACGAGCCTCTAGTGCCGGCAGCAGAGG TAAAGTGGTACGTCGTGTCAGCGTGAACGAACGTTCCAGCTTGTACCGACGGGAGCACCATAAAGAAGCCATGGTGTGGCAGGAGCGAGGCCGACAGCCTGAGCTACACGATGATGATGAGGACAGACAAACGGACAATGAGCTGCACCAGCATGCCACCATG GTTGCCATTGGTGGAGGTATGTCACACCTTGAGGATGGGGACGCAGCACAGAGGAAGATTGCATCCAGTTTGGGCAATGGAGGAACATCTGTGTCTCTGGCCTCTTCTGTCCCTGGAGAGCTGTGGACCGGTGGAGGTCGTATGGAACGCAGTGCCTGCTACCAGCTGAGCCCTGGGTCAGGAGCTGGTATAGCCTGTGGGTCTGGGTCTAGGGAGGGAGATGGTACAGACAGCATGACCCGAGAGAAATCCCATCACACCCTAGCTGACCTGAAACGCCAGAGGGCAGCAGCCAAACTCAATAAGTACCCTGCTCCTCCGCCACCTGTGCCCCCTCCAGCAGAGGAGGGACCCCCTGTCCCACAAGCTGAGGTGATGCCCACTGAGGGCTTACAAGAGATCCATGGGACACCCAGCACTGAGGAACTGGCCCTCGCCAGGCAGGTGTACTTCACCCCGGCAAGTGGAGATCCCCCTCTACTGAAACTGCGAGCTCCTGAGGAGGACCAGTCCAACACCAAGGAGCCCTGCTGCGGACTTATGTAG